From the Streptomyces pluripotens genome, one window contains:
- a CDS encoding ATP-grasp domain-containing protein, whose translation MSLLDNRVPAVLLRIDRNPFHHGTLGAVRSLGRAGVEVHVVADSAGSPLHRSRFVRQLHPPPRPGASPDEIAATLLHVAARFPRPAVLLPMDDASAVTVSRLRAVLAPAYLLPQQPEALPERVADKAELARICAAAGVPHPVTLVPDSAEEAAAATWRLGPPVVAKWSRPWLVPGGCGLRSTMVVRSAGEARQLYRRAGEAGSRLLLQAFLPPGPDRDWFFHGYADRTGAVRAGGPGRKHQAWPRGAGLTAVGQWTPNPHVQALAERLTDELGYRGIFDLDFRRCGSTGRYHLLDFNPRPGAQFRLFTDSAGLDVVRAQHLDLTLRPLPDGVPLPGREFVVENYAPLAALRPAPQGRELAWHATDDRAPGRAMWALWGRHAAGRLAARLRHRAAATPAAPTRLVHQGGAQDDLSHDRPTALSAALPTTLPEDFPDDLHDDQKASSC comes from the coding sequence GTGTCGCTGCTGGACAATCGTGTCCCCGCAGTTCTGCTACGCATCGATCGGAATCCATTCCACCACGGCACCCTGGGCGCCGTGCGCTCGCTTGGCAGAGCGGGGGTGGAGGTGCACGTCGTCGCCGACTCCGCGGGAAGCCCCCTGCACAGGTCCCGTTTCGTGCGCCAGTTGCATCCGCCACCGCGCCCCGGCGCCTCCCCTGATGAGATCGCGGCAACGTTGCTTCACGTGGCGGCCCGCTTCCCGCGCCCTGCGGTGCTGCTCCCGATGGACGACGCGAGCGCCGTCACCGTCAGCCGACTGCGTGCGGTGCTGGCCCCCGCCTATCTGCTGCCACAGCAGCCCGAGGCGCTACCGGAACGCGTGGCGGACAAGGCAGAACTGGCCCGGATCTGCGCCGCCGCCGGTGTTCCGCATCCAGTGACCCTGGTCCCGGACAGCGCCGAGGAGGCCGCGGCTGCCACCTGGCGGTTGGGGCCTCCGGTGGTGGCCAAGTGGAGCCGGCCCTGGCTGGTGCCGGGCGGCTGCGGACTGCGTTCGACGATGGTGGTGCGCTCGGCCGGGGAAGCACGGCAGCTGTACCGGCGCGCCGGGGAGGCGGGCAGCAGACTGCTGCTCCAGGCCTTCCTGCCGCCCGGACCGGACCGCGACTGGTTCTTCCACGGATATGCCGACCGCACCGGTGCCGTCCGGGCCGGCGGCCCCGGACGCAAACACCAGGCCTGGCCGCGCGGGGCAGGTCTGACGGCGGTCGGCCAGTGGACGCCCAACCCGCACGTGCAGGCGCTGGCCGAGCGACTCACCGACGAGTTGGGCTACCGGGGCATCTTCGACCTGGACTTCCGCCGCTGCGGCAGTACCGGCCGCTACCACCTGCTCGACTTCAACCCGCGTCCCGGCGCCCAATTCCGGCTGTTCACCGACAGCGCGGGCCTGGACGTGGTGCGAGCGCAGCACCTGGACCTGACGCTCCGTCCACTGCCGGACGGGGTTCCGCTGCCCGGTCGGGAGTTCGTGGTGGAGAACTACGCTCCGCTGGCCGCGCTGCGCCCCGCGCCCCAGGGACGGGAACTGGCCTGGCACGCGACGGACGACCGGGCGCCGGGTCGGGCGATGTGGGCCCTGTGGGGCCGGCACGCTGCGGGCCGGCTCGCCGCGCGGCTGCGCCACCGGGCGGCCGCCACACCTGCGGCACCGACCCGCCTGGTGCACCAGGGGGGTGCCCAGGACGACCTCTCCCACGACCGGCCGACAGCCTTGTCGGCAGCCCTGCCGACAACCCTGCCGGAGGACTTCCCCGACGACTTGCACGACGACCAGAAAGCGAGCAGTTGCTGA
- a CDS encoding glycoside hydrolase family 26 protein: MAPQQRRARSRRLAVIAVAVAATVILAVGPGFAAGPGVVRVSDPPTPTPTTQKPVGVVPPVTSAAPVAPVPSGQALSPVSPVGAKTVPPFGAFLDSGPRGVARMAELSHWLGGTELKVAHTYLPGGRWRDIEGPPGFLDVWAHWRREQVDRMLVLNVPMQERNEENVPDGQVRSLLRQGAAGAFDPHFKALAERLVELKVPDTVIVLGWEMNGTTYTHRCGPDPENWKKYWRRIVTTMRSVPGQKFRFDFAPSRGRDAVPWTECYPGDDTVDIIGMDSYDQPTGESFDEQVKEPYGLQQHVDFAKAHGKPISYPEWGLFRNGDDAEYMKHMLAWFDEHKPLYNTLTDYCPHGVWQCTDNPRSSRVYRAALYGLTDQPAPATTPPVTPTPNPKPPQEPPAHCSPLDLGDWVEYWLGGKLCIRFDWWSRSR; the protein is encoded by the coding sequence ATGGCTCCACAGCAGCGCAGGGCTCGGTCCCGACGGCTGGCTGTCATCGCGGTGGCGGTCGCCGCGACGGTCATCCTGGCGGTCGGACCTGGCTTCGCCGCCGGCCCGGGAGTGGTGCGGGTCTCCGATCCCCCCACTCCCACGCCGACGACCCAGAAACCGGTCGGCGTGGTACCTCCGGTGACTTCGGCCGCTCCGGTGGCCCCGGTCCCGAGCGGCCAGGCACTGTCCCCGGTGTCCCCGGTGGGAGCCAAGACGGTTCCGCCGTTCGGGGCCTTCCTCGACTCCGGGCCGCGCGGGGTCGCGCGCATGGCCGAGCTGAGCCACTGGCTCGGCGGGACCGAGCTGAAGGTCGCCCACACCTACCTGCCCGGTGGCCGCTGGCGTGACATCGAGGGCCCACCCGGCTTCCTGGACGTATGGGCTCACTGGCGGCGCGAGCAGGTGGACCGGATGCTGGTCCTCAACGTGCCGATGCAGGAACGCAACGAGGAGAACGTTCCCGACGGTCAGGTGCGGTCGTTGCTGCGGCAGGGTGCGGCCGGCGCGTTCGACCCTCACTTCAAGGCTCTGGCCGAGCGGCTGGTGGAGTTGAAGGTCCCGGACACGGTGATCGTGCTCGGCTGGGAGATGAACGGCACCACGTACACCCATCGCTGCGGTCCGGATCCGGAGAACTGGAAGAAGTATTGGAGGAGGATCGTCACCACCATGCGTTCGGTGCCGGGCCAGAAGTTTCGGTTCGATTTCGCACCGAGCCGCGGCCGGGACGCCGTGCCCTGGACCGAGTGCTATCCGGGTGACGACACGGTCGACATCATCGGCATGGACTCCTACGACCAGCCGACGGGAGAGTCGTTCGATGAGCAGGTGAAAGAGCCTTACGGCCTCCAGCAGCACGTAGATTTCGCGAAAGCCCACGGCAAACCCATTTCCTATCCGGAATGGGGGCTCTTTCGCAATGGTGACGACGCGGAATACATGAAACACATGCTCGCCTGGTTCGACGAACACAAACCGCTGTACAACACGCTGACCGACTACTGCCCACACGGCGTATGGCAGTGCACCGACAACCCCAGGTCGTCGAGGGTCTACCGGGCAGCCCTGTACGGCCTGACCGATCAGCCGGCTCCGGCAACCACGCCGCCCGTCACACCCACCCCGAACCCGAAGCCGCCCCAGGAGCCTCCGGCCCACTGCTCGCCGCTGGACCTCGGCGACTGGGTCGAGTACTGGCTCGGTGGCAAGCTCTGCATCCGATTCGACTGGTGGTCGCGGAGCCGCTAG
- a CDS encoding FAD-dependent oxidoreductase, translated as MYDLLVVGAGPYGLSIASHAATAGLNVHVLGRPMDSWRDHMPRGMFLKSEPWASNLSDPEGRWRLDVFCAFRGMTARHAEPIPLEVFTEYGLWFAHNAVPTVDERTVVRVAPRTGGFEAVTEDGETLSAKTVVLAVGALPFAVVPASLRHLPPTLVSHSSHHADLDQFRDQDVTVIGGGQAALETAALLREQGTRTRVLVREDRLRWNDVPPPCHRPWWRAARSPHSGLGPGWRNWFYSERPDLYRRLPERTRTRIAAEALGPAGAWWVRERVERQVEVLLDREVVTACEVPNGLRLEAAGRRGGTRVWETEHVIAATGFRASGDRLSLLCPELRALLATGTDGAPEVGVEFESSYPGLFLAGLATAASFGPAMRFVHGATFTAGTLVRGVRRRLRTGPADWRIPAGRRGEAAVAVRR; from the coding sequence ATGTACGACCTCCTGGTGGTGGGCGCGGGCCCGTACGGCCTGTCCATCGCGTCACACGCCGCGACGGCCGGGCTGAACGTCCACGTCCTCGGGCGGCCCATGGATTCCTGGCGCGACCACATGCCCCGCGGCATGTTCCTCAAGTCGGAACCGTGGGCCTCCAACCTCTCCGATCCCGAGGGCCGTTGGCGGCTCGACGTCTTCTGCGCCTTTCGCGGCATGACGGCCCGGCACGCTGAACCGATTCCGCTGGAGGTGTTCACCGAGTACGGCCTGTGGTTCGCCCACAACGCCGTGCCCACGGTCGACGAGCGGACGGTGGTCCGGGTGGCACCCCGCACCGGCGGTTTCGAGGCCGTCACCGAGGACGGGGAGACGCTGTCCGCGAAGACGGTCGTGCTGGCCGTGGGCGCGCTGCCGTTCGCCGTGGTCCCGGCCTCACTACGCCACCTGCCCCCGACCCTGGTCTCACACAGCAGCCACCACGCTGACCTGGACCAGTTCCGTGACCAGGACGTCACTGTGATCGGCGGCGGCCAGGCGGCCCTGGAGACGGCCGCGCTCCTTCGGGAACAGGGCACCCGAACACGGGTGCTCGTCCGCGAAGACCGACTCCGCTGGAACGACGTGCCACCGCCTTGCCATCGCCCCTGGTGGCGCGCGGCCCGCAGCCCGCACAGCGGCTTGGGCCCCGGTTGGCGGAACTGGTTCTACTCCGAGCGTCCCGACCTGTACCGACGGCTGCCGGAGCGGACCCGGACCAGGATCGCAGCCGAAGCACTCGGTCCGGCGGGCGCCTGGTGGGTGCGCGAGCGGGTGGAGCGGCAGGTGGAGGTGCTGCTCGACCGGGAAGTCGTGACGGCGTGTGAAGTGCCGAACGGGCTGCGCCTGGAGGCTGCGGGGCGCCGAGGTGGAACCCGGGTGTGGGAGACCGAGCACGTCATCGCGGCCACCGGCTTCCGTGCCTCCGGCGACCGGCTGTCTCTGCTCTGCCCCGAGCTGCGAGCGCTACTGGCAACGGGCACCGACGGGGCACCCGAGGTGGGGGTGGAGTTCGAGTCGTCGTACCCCGGCCTGTTCCTGGCCGGTCTGGCCACGGCCGCGAGCTTCGGTCCGGCGATGCGGTTCGTGCACGGCGCGACCTTCACCGCGGGCACGCTGGTCCGCGGCGTACGGCGGCGGCTGCGCACAGGGCCGGCCGACTGGCGTATCCCGGCTGGCCGGCGTGGCGAGGCTGCGGTAGCGGTACGCCGTTAA